One stretch of Filifactor alocis ATCC 35896 DNA includes these proteins:
- the clpX gene encoding ATP-dependent Clp protease ATP-binding subunit ClpX: MSRNDENKEYRCSFCGKNHNQVKRLIAGPDIYICDECVKLCQDIIDEEFGQTVTEETTGLLKPEEIKAILDEYVIGQENAKKTLAVAVYNHYKRIYNAVPTPKNSKEVELQKSNVIMIGPTGSGKTLLAQTLAKILHVPFAIADATALTEAGYVGEDVENILLKLIQAANFDIEKAEKGIIYIDEIDKIARKTDNPSLTRDVSGEGVQQALLKILESTKANVPPQGGRKHPHQDFLQIDTTNILFILGGAFDGLEEIVKKRQGERTMGFGAKNQKKTPDSNISFYEKVESQDLLKYGLIPEFVSRVPVVVALQNLDEQALIRILTEPKNALLKQYKKLFELDGVELEVEEDALIAIAKQAIDRKIGARGLRSILENIMIDIMYEIPSREDIGKVIIQEDCVTKKAKPIVVLKKDMTDQSEIETA; encoded by the coding sequence ATGTCAAGAAATGATGAAAACAAAGAGTACAGATGTTCCTTTTGCGGGAAGAATCACAATCAAGTAAAAAGATTGATTGCCGGTCCGGATATCTATATTTGTGATGAATGTGTGAAATTATGTCAAGATATTATTGATGAAGAATTTGGACAAACAGTAACAGAAGAAACAACCGGATTGTTGAAGCCGGAAGAAATCAAAGCAATTTTGGATGAATATGTTATTGGACAAGAAAATGCAAAAAAAACCTTAGCTGTAGCGGTGTATAACCATTACAAACGAATTTATAATGCCGTGCCAACTCCAAAGAACAGCAAGGAAGTCGAATTACAAAAATCAAATGTCATTATGATTGGACCGACCGGTTCCGGAAAAACACTTTTAGCACAAACATTAGCTAAAATTTTACATGTACCTTTTGCAATTGCCGATGCTACAGCATTGACAGAAGCAGGGTATGTGGGAGAAGATGTAGAGAATATTCTATTAAAATTGATTCAGGCAGCAAATTTTGATATTGAGAAGGCGGAAAAAGGAATTATTTACATTGATGAAATTGATAAAATTGCTCGGAAAACAGATAATCCATCCTTGACACGAGATGTATCCGGAGAAGGAGTACAACAAGCCTTACTGAAAATTTTGGAATCTACCAAAGCGAATGTACCACCACAAGGAGGAAGAAAGCATCCGCATCAAGATTTTCTACAAATAGATACTACAAATATTCTATTCATATTAGGTGGTGCATTTGACGGATTGGAAGAAATTGTAAAGAAACGTCAAGGGGAAAGAACGATGGGGTTCGGTGCTAAAAATCAGAAAAAAACACCGGATAGCAATATATCATTCTATGAAAAGGTAGAGTCTCAAGACCTGTTGAAATATGGTTTGATTCCTGAGTTTGTCAGCCGTGTTCCGGTTGTAGTAGCGTTGCAAAACTTGGATGAACAAGCTTTGATTCGAATTTTGACAGAACCGAAAAATGCACTCTTAAAACAATATAAAAAATTGTTTGAATTAGACGGAGTAGAATTGGAAGTAGAAGAAGACGCACTGATTGCTATTGCAAAGCAAGCAATTGATCGAAAAATAGGTGCAAGAGGATTGCGTAGCATTTTGGAAAATATTATGATAGATATTATGTATGAGATTCCATCAAGAGAAGATATTGGAAAAGTTATTATTCAGGAAGACTGTGTGACAAAAAAAGCAAAACCGATTGTTGTGTTAAAAAAAGATATGACAGATCAAAGTGAAATAGAGACAGCATAG
- the clpP gene encoding ATP-dependent Clp endopeptidase proteolytic subunit ClpP, with product MAYVPVVVEQSGRGERSYDIYSRLLKDRIIFLSDEVNDVTSSLVVAQMLFLEAEDPDKDIMFYINSPGGSITSGMAIFDTMQYIKCDVCTICIGMAASMGAFLLAAGEKGKRYALPNAEVMIHQPLGGAQGQATDIQIQAERILKMKDKLNIILAERTGQNLETIKNDTERDNFMSAEEAKEYGLIDKVIEKNL from the coding sequence ATGGCATATGTACCGGTTGTTGTAGAACAAAGCGGAAGAGGAGAAAGAAGTTATGATATTTATTCAAGATTATTAAAAGATAGAATCATTTTTTTGTCAGATGAAGTAAATGATGTAACATCATCGTTGGTGGTAGCACAGATGTTATTTTTGGAAGCTGAAGATCCTGACAAAGATATTATGTTCTATATCAATAGTCCGGGAGGATCTATCACATCCGGAATGGCAATTTTTGATACGATGCAATATATCAAATGTGATGTTTGTACTATTTGTATTGGAATGGCAGCTTCCATGGGAGCGTTTTTGCTTGCTGCAGGAGAAAAAGGGAAAAGATATGCATTGCCGAATGCAGAAGTGATGATTCATCAACCACTTGGCGGCGCACAGGGGCAGGCAACAGATATTCAAATTCAAGCAGAGAGAATTTTGAAAATGAAAGATAAATTAAATATCATTTTAGCAGAAAGAACAGGACAAAATCTCGAAACAATAAAAAATGATACAGAAAGAGATAACTTTATGAGCGCAGAAGAGGCAAAAGAATATGGTTTGATTGATAAAGTTATCGAAAAAAATCTATAG